One genomic window of Fibrobacter sp. includes the following:
- a CDS encoding HAMP domain-containing histidine kinase encodes MHKVHVIFASIFVVITIPLVILLYQAYSQLQLGTNSLYTGHAMFVANTLNQRLARDLAVEEKRSYSEYGFIRTVQVIGGEENTLSELVDYPVTSQYAGLVGHFQLTPDNTLRTPFLPEGRFGEILLEQIPQSERLRREEVRNKIKNILDELNIENRGIEAMAQPRDSVEKVIDHIYKQDPKLGHSEKEESARPHRIETASEKENLAFNAESQNIDSLTSTPVTYNFEVEIEPFMAKVNSDYIVFYRNVTRGSELYIQGYIVDTKVYLNSLVKNETQFYPLEKDLVLEFKDGPRTLLSFGTHDDSQEIFSTKLIPPLNKISLTMHMKNRDDSRGSSFLIFLGAVVLIILGGGLVAIYRLTRSELNLAKKRQDFISAVSHELKTPLTSIRMYAELLQNSWVANEEKKQKYYNQIASEADRLTRLIQNVLNLSKLDGDRWNVQLAKDRPKAVLDDFVATYSKNVEKHGFELTVSSDTDVRDITLMMDRDAIMQILMNLVDNSLKFSKDADYKMIVIELRIKDTDVYLAVRDYGPGIPPAEMKKVFQEFYRVENEMTRRTSGTGIGLSMVKKLCTLTNMKIEMENANPGLRTKIHFPPLEI; translated from the coding sequence ATGCACAAAGTCCACGTAATCTTTGCCTCCATCTTTGTTGTCATCACGATACCCCTGGTAATTCTTCTTTACCAGGCGTATTCTCAGTTGCAGCTGGGTACAAACTCCCTGTATACGGGGCATGCCATGTTCGTGGCCAACACCCTGAACCAGAGGCTTGCCCGCGACCTGGCCGTCGAAGAAAAACGTTCCTATTCCGAATACGGGTTCATTCGAACCGTGCAGGTCATCGGTGGCGAAGAAAACACCCTCTCCGAACTGGTGGACTACCCCGTCACCAGCCAATATGCGGGCCTTGTGGGGCATTTCCAGCTCACTCCAGACAACACGCTCCGCACGCCGTTCTTGCCCGAAGGCCGTTTCGGCGAAATCCTTTTGGAACAGATTCCCCAAAGCGAACGGTTACGCCGTGAAGAAGTCCGCAATAAAATCAAGAACATTCTGGACGAGTTAAATATTGAAAACCGCGGTATCGAAGCTATGGCCCAGCCTAGAGATTCCGTGGAAAAGGTCATTGACCACATCTACAAACAAGACCCCAAATTAGGCCATAGCGAAAAAGAAGAATCCGCCAGACCCCACCGAATTGAAACGGCATCTGAAAAAGAAAACCTGGCCTTCAACGCCGAATCCCAGAACATAGACAGCTTGACCTCTACACCGGTGACCTACAATTTCGAAGTGGAAATCGAGCCCTTCATGGCGAAAGTCAACAGCGACTACATCGTATTCTACCGCAACGTGACCAGGGGCAGCGAACTCTATATCCAGGGCTACATCGTCGATACCAAAGTCTACCTGAATAGCCTGGTCAAGAACGAAACCCAGTTCTACCCCCTCGAAAAAGACTTGGTGCTGGAATTCAAGGACGGGCCGCGAACATTGCTTTCTTTTGGCACACACGATGATTCCCAAGAAATTTTCTCTACCAAGTTGATCCCGCCCCTCAACAAGATTTCTCTGACAATGCACATGAAAAACAGGGACGATTCCAGGGGCAGTTCTTTCTTGATTTTCCTTGGAGCCGTAGTGCTTATCATCTTGGGCGGCGGTCTCGTGGCTATATACCGCCTGACCCGAAGCGAACTGAACCTGGCCAAGAAAAGGCAGGACTTTATTTCAGCAGTGAGTCACGAGCTGAAAACGCCGTTGACCTCTATCCGCATGTACGCCGAACTGTTGCAGAACTCCTGGGTGGCAAACGAAGAGAAAAAACAAAAGTACTACAACCAAATCGCCAGCGAGGCAGACAGACTTACGCGCCTAATCCAGAATGTTCTTAATTTGTCCAAACTGGATGGAGACCGTTGGAATGTACAGCTTGCCAAGGACAGGCCCAAGGCCGTGCTGGACGACTTTGTGGCCACCTACAGCAAGAACGTAGAAAAGCACGGTTTCGAGCTCACCGTTTCTTCGGACACCGACGTTCGGGATATCACCCTGATGATGGACCGGGATGCCATCATGCAAATCTTGATGAACCTGGTGGACAACTCGTTGAAGTTCTCCAAGGATGCGGATTACAAGATGATTGTCATCGAGCTCCGTATCAAGGATACCGACGTGTACCTGGCGGTGCGCGACTACGGTCCGGGCATTCCGCCCGCCGAAATGAAAAAGGTGTTCCAGGAATTCTACCGCGTCGAAAACGAAATGACCCGCCGCACAAGCGGAACGGGAATCGGTCTTTCTATGGTGAAAAAACTCTGCACCCTCACCAACATGAAAATCGAAATGGAAAACGCGAACCCGGGACTCCGCACCAAGATACATTTCCCACCGCTGGAAATATAG
- a CDS encoding response regulator transcription factor, whose translation MSLNSSNTSILIIEDEIAIAEGLVDLCELNGYNVKHCADGETGLAEALTGQYGLILLDLMLPGIDGFTVCDRIREKDRSTPIIILSAKNSDEDIINGLKYGADDYIPKPFSVPMLLARIEAVLRRSRQSAENEGKLVAGNLKIDFREYRGTRGTEEIAFTRKEVEILEYLWTNRDHAVPRSELLRKVWGYENADSVDTRTVDIHITKLRKKIEDDPSHPKFLVTFRGEGYQMCSTPECTKST comes from the coding sequence ATGAGCCTGAACTCTAGCAACACAAGCATTCTCATTATCGAAGACGAAATTGCCATCGCCGAGGGTCTTGTAGACCTTTGCGAACTGAATGGCTACAACGTGAAGCACTGCGCCGACGGCGAAACGGGCCTTGCCGAAGCCCTGACCGGCCAGTATGGACTAATCCTTCTGGACTTGATGCTTCCTGGTATCGACGGCTTTACCGTCTGCGACAGGATTCGCGAAAAAGACAGGAGTACGCCCATCATTATCCTCTCTGCCAAGAATTCCGACGAGGACATCATCAACGGTCTCAAGTACGGTGCCGATGACTACATTCCCAAGCCCTTCTCTGTGCCCATGTTGCTTGCCCGTATCGAGGCAGTGCTGCGCCGCAGTCGCCAGAGCGCCGAAAACGAAGGCAAGCTGGTGGCGGGCAACCTGAAGATTGATTTCCGCGAATACCGCGGTACCCGTGGCACCGAAGAGATTGCGTTTACCCGCAAGGAAGTGGAAATTCTGGAATACCTGTGGACCAACCGCGATCACGCCGTTCCCCGCTCCGAACTGCTGCGCAAGGTCTGGGGCTACGAAAACGCCGACTCCGTAGATACCCGTACCGTAGATATCCACATCACCAAGCTTCGCAAGAAAATCGAAGACGATCCTTCCCACCCGAAGTTCCTGGTAACGTTCCGCGGGGAAGGCTACCAGATGTGTTCTACGCCTGAATGCACAAAGTCCACGTAA